The genomic segment TTTTGAAAATGAAATAATATCAATGCTTAATGAATATAAATTTACTTGAAATAACAACAGATGAGCTTTTAGAAAAGTTTGGAGCAGGGAAGCATAAACCAGGTTCTGGGAGTGCGGCAGCTTTACAAGGAATGATTTCCTCAAAACTTTTAACCACAGTTATTAGTCTTACTAATGTTCCGAAACGTCAAGAGAGGTATAAAAAAGTTCTTCCAACTCTATTGGAAATGGATGCTAAAATCCAAAAGAATATATTTCCTGAGTTAACGCGATTATTTCAAGAAGATGCAATTCAATTCGATAAGGCAATTATTGCAAGAACTGAAAGAGATGAAGAAGAAGATATAATTAAGAGTAATACTTTAGGAATAAAAGCATTAGCTGAACTTAAATTATCAATTGAAATTCCTATTGAGATTACAAAACTTTGTATTGAACTTGCGGAAATATCTGACTATGTCTTCGATAATGCTTTTCAAGGAGCTAGAGGAGATTCACAAGTAGCTCTTAGTGGAGCTGTTGCAGGTATTGCTGGATGTTTATCTATAATACAATTAAACCTATTATCGTTTGGTAGCGATGAATATCCTTGGACATCTAAGATTCTTATTGAGACTAAAGATTTAAAATCAAAATTCAATAAATTAAATGAGATTGCTAGTTCTAAAATAGAGTTGCTAGAAGATGAAGTATTTGCTATATCTAATCTTTATAGAGAGGTTGACCAATTATTAAACAATCTGAAATCAAGAACAAAATTAACCGATGAAGATATTGAAAGTGCCGCATCAAAACTACAAAATCTATTATGGACGCATAAAGGTGTTATTTGGTCAAACAATATCCCAAATCACCCTGTAAAAGTTCTTAAGCCAAATTTAGCGTTAAAAAAAGCCTTAGCTTATAATTATGTTTCTGTTGAAAAATTAGAGATTATTGACGACGACAATGGGAGTTTTGAAACAGCTGGTGTTATCAATCAAAACGAAAAATTTGTACTAATATCAAATAATTTTGACAAGAATACACAAAATTTTACTGCAGCTCACGAGCTAGGGCACGCTCTTCTTCACAAACAAACAGTCCTACACAGAGACAGACCAATAAATGGAATATCGAAAAACGTTAAGCGCAATTTTACTGAACGGCAAGCAGATAAATTCGCAACTTATTTTTTAATGCCATCAAAACTAGTGAAAAAGGAATTTTATGAAATGTTCTCAACTGAAAAATTTATTATCGATGAACAATCATCCTTTAATCTTATAAAGGACTCACCGAGTAAATTGAGAACTGAATGTAGAAATTTACGTGGTCTAGCAATAAAACTAGCATCATCTGAACGTTTTGACAACCAAAGTTTTATTTCAATTGCAAAATTGTTTAATGTTTCGACAATGGCAATGGCAATTAGACTTGAAGAGCTTAATTTAATTGAATTTTAAAAATACTACTGCCAACACCGTATATAATTTATTGCTGGCTTCTCGCCTACTTACGAAAGTCCTCGCGGACTTTCTTGGTCGGTAATTATTTACTAAATTAGTTGCTTAAAACACGCAACAAACCATATACAACAACGTTATCTACAAGCGCAAAAAAATGACTATAGACATTAAAGAACCTCTGGAAACCAAAAAAGTGAAGAGTCTTTTAGATGAAAATGAGACTTTATTATTTGCCTTAACTGAACAGGAATTTAGTAGAGATTATGTTGTTAATCTTCAAAAAGAATTACCTGATTATCTTGTCAGTGAAATTAAGTGGATGAATAAACTTTATATAGTTCCCAGCATTTCTTCTAAAATAGTAATGGAAAATTTAAATGGGTTTTATAAGTGCATTGAACTATTTGACAAGACAGCTCATTACCTTATGAACCTTATGGCTGATACTTTTAACATTAATCTAAACAATTCAAGTGAATTACACGATTTAAAGAGAAATAGAAGTGATAAACAAAGAGGAAATATAAATGATGAGTGGAAATATCATTTTCACGGAAAAGGATGCTCATTTACTAATTCAATTACTGATCAATTCTTAGATGTGCAAATTATCAATGGTCTTGAATATGGAGAATTAGACACATATTATTTAATGAAGTTTATTCAAACAACAGAATCTTTAAAAGAAATGAGTACTGTTTTAAACAATGAATCAAATAATATGAAAAAGGTGATTGAAATATTAAGGCTGAATGATTAT from the Winogradskyella helgolandensis genome contains:
- a CDS encoding DUF6896 domain-containing protein — encoded protein: MTIDIKEPLETKKVKSLLDENETLLFALTEQEFSRDYVVNLQKELPDYLVSEIKWMNKLYIVPSISSKIVMENLNGFYKCIELFDKTAHYLMNLMADTFNINLNNSSELHDLKRNRSDKQRGNINDEWKYHFHGKGCSFTNSITDQFLDVQIINGLEYGELDTYYLMKFIQTTESLKEMSTVLNNESNNMKKVIEILRLNDYLVELPEALDDGLIINRNKKPVDNTVYKT
- a CDS encoding cyclodeaminase/cyclohydrolase family protein, yielding MNINLLEITTDELLEKFGAGKHKPGSGSAAALQGMISSKLLTTVISLTNVPKRQERYKKVLPTLLEMDAKIQKNIFPELTRLFQEDAIQFDKAIIARTERDEEEDIIKSNTLGIKALAELKLSIEIPIEITKLCIELAEISDYVFDNAFQGARGDSQVALSGAVAGIAGCLSIIQLNLLSFGSDEYPWTSKILIETKDLKSKFNKLNEIASSKIELLEDEVFAISNLYREVDQLLNNLKSRTKLTDEDIESAASKLQNLLWTHKGVIWSNNIPNHPVKVLKPNLALKKALAYNYVSVEKLEIIDDDNGSFETAGVINQNEKFVLISNNFDKNTQNFTAAHELGHALLHKQTVLHRDRPINGISKNVKRNFTERQADKFATYFLMPSKLVKKEFYEMFSTEKFIIDEQSSFNLIKDSPSKLRTECRNLRGLAIKLASSERFDNQSFISIAKLFNVSTMAMAIRLEELNLIEF